One genomic region from Bacteroidales bacterium WCE2008 encodes:
- a CDS encoding tRNA threonylcarbamoyladenosine biosynthesis protein TsaB, with the protein MARLILIETSTSLCSTALSQDGKIISYKENADRSHASLTAQFISDMLEEHGLAASDCDAVCVSMGPGSYTGLRVGVSTAKGLCFGAGKPLLAVGSLDVLVWNAITNNRLPEGCKYIVPMIDARRMEVYSAVFTPDGRQIRETAPAIIDGSSFSDLLAEGPVLFIGDGAGKCADVISSPDAHFVTVCPDAASMLRPAETEYKEKRFKDVAYFEPFYLKDFVATVSKKKLF; encoded by the coding sequence ATGGCAAGACTCATACTCATAGAGACTTCCACAAGCCTCTGCTCCACCGCCCTGTCGCAGGACGGAAAGATCATTTCCTACAAAGAAAACGCCGACCGCAGCCACGCTTCGCTGACGGCCCAGTTCATCAGCGACATGCTCGAAGAACATGGACTCGCCGCCTCCGACTGCGACGCTGTCTGCGTCAGCATGGGCCCGGGCTCATACACAGGCCTGCGCGTAGGAGTCTCGACCGCCAAGGGGCTCTGCTTCGGCGCCGGCAAGCCGTTGCTGGCGGTCGGATCGCTCGACGTCCTTGTATGGAACGCCATCACTAACAACCGCCTTCCGGAGGGATGCAAGTACATCGTCCCGATGATCGACGCCCGCAGGATGGAGGTCTATTCTGCCGTATTCACCCCGGACGGACGCCAGATAAGGGAGACCGCCCCTGCAATCATTGACGGCTCCAGCTTCTCCGACCTTCTCGCCGAAGGCCCTGTCCTGTTCATAGGAGACGGCGCGGGCAAATGTGCCGATGTCATCTCCAGCCCTGACGCCCACTTCGTCACCGTATGCCCGGACGCGGCGTCCATGCTCCGCCCTGCCGAGACGGAATATAAAGAGAAACGGTTCAAAGACGTTGCGTACTTCGAACCGTTCTATCTTAAAGACTTCGTTGCTACTGTCAGCAAGAAGAAGCTATTCTAA
- a CDS encoding histidine triad (HIT) family protein translates to MSTIFTKIANGEIPSYKVAESEDYYAFLDISPLAEGHTLVIPKKVEDDYIFHLDEKTYAGLWAFARKVAVALKAAIPCKRVGVAVLGMEVPHTHIHLVPLQSEGDLDFRKEHLKLNPEQFRKIADSILKEYEKL, encoded by the coding sequence ATGTCCACAATTTTCACTAAAATAGCCAATGGGGAAATACCTTCCTACAAGGTAGCCGAGAGCGAGGATTATTATGCCTTCCTTGACATCAGCCCGCTTGCAGAGGGCCATACTCTCGTAATCCCAAAGAAAGTCGAAGATGACTATATCTTCCATCTCGACGAAAAGACTTATGCCGGTCTCTGGGCTTTCGCCCGTAAGGTTGCAGTCGCACTGAAGGCTGCCATCCCATGTAAGAGAGTCGGTGTAGCAGTACTTGGAATGGAGGTTCCACATACCCATATCCATCTTGTCCCTCTCCAGAGCGAGGGTGACCTTGATTTTAGAAAAGAACATCTGAAACTTAACCCTGAGCAATTCAGGAAAATAGCTGATTCAATACTCAAAGAATATGAGAAATTATAA
- a CDS encoding transcription elongation factor GreA, giving the protein MAEVHYMSQEGLEKLKKDLADALAQRPVISAAIAEAREKGDLSENAEYDAARDAQALLELKIANLKNMVANAKVVDGSQIGTDKVQMLNKVKFQNVANKMMMEFTIVGETEADFAHGKLAATTPIAKALLGHSVGEVVEAKVPQGVLKFKILEISI; this is encoded by the coding sequence ATGGCAGAAGTTCACTATATGTCGCAGGAAGGTCTTGAAAAACTGAAGAAAGACCTGGCTGACGCCCTCGCCCAGAGGCCCGTCATTTCTGCCGCTATCGCCGAGGCCCGTGAAAAGGGAGACCTTTCCGAGAATGCCGAGTACGATGCGGCCCGCGATGCTCAGGCTCTCCTTGAGCTTAAGATTGCAAACCTTAAGAACATGGTTGCTAATGCAAAGGTTGTCGACGGCTCCCAGATCGGTACCGACAAGGTGCAGATGCTGAACAAGGTAAAGTTCCAGAACGTCGCCAACAAGATGATGATGGAGTTCACCATCGTAGGCGAGACCGAGGCTGATTTCGCCCATGGCAAACTTGCTGCGACCACCCCTATTGCCAAAGCGCTGCTGGGTCATTCGGTTGGCGAGGTCGTAGAGGCTAAGGTACCGCAGGGAGTCCTGAAATTCAAGATTCTTGAAATCAGTATCTAA
- a CDS encoding riboflavin kinase / FMN adenylyltransferase — translation MAVVATGFFDGVHLGHRQVIKQLVDAAKTRGDESVIVTFWPHPRTVLQDGARSLRLLNSLDEKKALLKELGVDRVEVLRFTREFAEMNTEEYLRSVIMDKIGGKAVLLGYDNRIGSDQLDPVRTGEICERLGLEVIMADKVDGPEAGVTISSTVIRNLLSEGKAEAASEMLGYEYSLYGVVVAGNRFGRRLGFPTANMQLYEPLKLVPANGVYLVRVETLGRKYYGMCNIGVRPTVGSGNAKTIETNIFDFDEDIYGLDIRISFIRKLRDEVKFPDMEALREQMQKDCEACLRLLGEKNPG, via the coding sequence ATGGCTGTAGTAGCTACCGGTTTCTTCGACGGGGTCCACCTCGGGCACCGTCAGGTCATAAAGCAGCTTGTCGATGCGGCTAAGACCAGAGGTGACGAGAGTGTTATCGTCACCTTCTGGCCTCATCCCCGCACCGTACTGCAGGATGGCGCCCGGTCTCTTCGTCTGCTGAACTCTCTCGACGAGAAAAAGGCTCTGCTCAAGGAACTTGGCGTCGATCGGGTCGAGGTGCTCCGTTTTACCCGTGAATTCGCGGAAATGAATACGGAAGAGTATCTCCGCAGCGTCATCATGGACAAGATCGGAGGCAAGGCTGTGCTGCTTGGATATGACAACAGAATCGGAAGCGACCAGCTGGATCCGGTAAGGACCGGAGAAATCTGTGAAAGACTTGGCCTGGAGGTCATAATGGCCGACAAAGTCGACGGGCCTGAGGCCGGAGTCACGATAAGTTCGACGGTTATCCGAAATCTGCTCTCGGAAGGGAAGGCGGAGGCTGCATCGGAAATGCTGGGCTACGAATATTCTCTTTACGGAGTCGTTGTCGCGGGCAACCGTTTCGGCCGGAGGCTTGGTTTCCCGACAGCTAACATGCAGCTCTATGAACCTCTGAAACTGGTTCCGGCCAATGGCGTCTATCTTGTCAGGGTCGAGACTCTTGGAAGGAAATACTATGGCATGTGCAATATCGGGGTCCGGCCTACGGTCGGTTCCGGCAATGCCAAGACAATAGAGACCAATATCTTTGATTTCGACGAGGATATCTATGGCCTCGATATCAGGATCAGCTTCATCCGGAAGCTCCGTGATGAGGTGAAGTTCCCGGATATGGAAGCCCTGAGAGAGCAGATGCAGAAGGACTGCGAAGCCTGCCTCAGACTGCTGGGAGAAAAAAATCCGGGGTAG
- a CDS encoding phosphorylase / glycogen(starch) synthase, with amino-acid sequence MTKTIINPDYLFEVSWEVCNKVGGIYTVIATKSLFLKSQLNKRHILIGPDVWMNPESNPDFIEDQNLYKAWKEQAAVEGLRLRVGRWNVPGEPVAILVDFKQFLPKQDSILTDFWLRFGVDSISGNWDYKENALFGYVAGKVIESFCRFNMEPSAKVVAQFHEWQTGGGLLYLKTTDLPIATVFTTHATVTGRCLAGNNMPLYDRMDSYNGDECAAQFGVTAMHSLEANAARNADIFTTVSEITAKECARFLSRKVDVVTPNGFENSFTPSTDEEYSEKFAAGREKLISVASAMCGEQLPEDSVLLGIGGRYEYRNKGIDVFIEALGQLSAEKREGRPVVAFIMVPGAHNGADKALQAKLSGKDHEGYKTQTSHNLAYPEYDQITRRFRELGLDNAPGSNVKVFFIPSYLNGNDGIFNMEYYDLLIGMDLAVFPSYYEPWGYTPLEALAFRVPTLTTTLAGFGLWVKEHYGKRSHPGITVVERNDSNYFDVVAAVKARILEIAGLDKTTRLKYRENAREVASIALWENQITYYNKAYSMALGKLRGAFPETKDKQMNYEKIEINAPSWKSVMVTRHLPSALSGLETLSKNLWWCWNESAKELFKSIDPAIWHKSGHNPMELLDTVSLRKFNELARDEQFLAHLSAVMDEFNTYMAAKADRKDPQVAYFCMEYGLDTSLKIYSGGLGILAGDYLKETSDMNVNLVAVGLLYRYGYFTQVLSAQGDQVAQYDAQDFLRIPASPVMDKDGNWLTTVVAFPGRNITARIWKVAVGRTDLYLLDTDYEANIPEDRQVTHHLYGGDWENRLKQELLLGVGGIRALRNLGLNPQIYHCNEGHAAFIGLERLREYIQKDDLSFREALEIVRASSLFTTHTPVPAGHDAFDEGILRKYIGHYPQRLKIDWETLMGLGKLNGNDPGEKFSMSYLAANISQNVNGVSMLHGKVSQDIFSGMYPGYLPEELHISYVTNGVHYPTWAAREWKKVHEAVFGPEFKTHHYDLRCFEGIYGVSDEVIWNTRKLLKKTLIDVIKDKLSDPAISSHYSPREIMTIKDTLRDDVLTIGFARRFATYKRATLLFSDLDRLDAIVNDPKRPVQFIFAGKAHPADKAGQDLIRQIVDISKQDRFIGKIVFVPGYDITLAKRLVQGVDVWMNNPTRPQEASGTSGEKAAMNGVMHFSVLDGWWVEGYKQGAGWALPLERTYDDQHYQNELDAATIYTTIENEIAPIYYDQDYLTGRSTAWIQYIKNCIAQVACNFTTNRMLTDYCNQYYLPQAERTASLVSDDFALARKIAAWKRTVERQWGNISVVSYTQPDASYNLSPDNFLHSEVKLNIGELNPEDIGVEMLFCSTDKRGDLHIQDKVEFEIAEFKDGVATYRAAILPERTGMYQVATRYYAKNPILPHRQDFGLVRWL; translated from the coding sequence ATGACAAAGACAATCATTAATCCTGATTATCTGTTTGAAGTCAGTTGGGAAGTCTGCAACAAGGTCGGTGGCATATACACCGTCATCGCCACCAAGTCCCTTTTCCTGAAATCCCAGCTGAATAAACGCCATATACTGATCGGACCTGACGTCTGGATGAACCCTGAAAGCAATCCGGATTTCATCGAAGATCAGAATCTTTATAAAGCCTGGAAGGAACAGGCAGCCGTCGAGGGACTACGCCTGCGCGTGGGCAGGTGGAACGTGCCCGGAGAACCGGTTGCCATCCTGGTGGACTTCAAACAGTTCCTGCCAAAGCAGGATTCTATTCTGACAGATTTCTGGCTCCGTTTCGGGGTGGATTCCATTTCCGGAAACTGGGACTATAAGGAGAATGCGCTCTTCGGCTATGTGGCCGGAAAGGTCATCGAGAGCTTCTGCAGGTTCAACATGGAACCTTCAGCCAAGGTCGTGGCTCAGTTCCACGAATGGCAGACCGGCGGCGGACTGCTATACCTCAAGACAACGGATCTCCCGATCGCTACGGTCTTCACTACTCATGCGACCGTCACGGGACGCTGTCTCGCCGGAAACAACATGCCTCTGTATGACCGTATGGACTCATACAATGGCGACGAATGCGCCGCTCAGTTCGGAGTTACCGCCATGCATTCTCTAGAGGCCAATGCCGCAAGGAATGCCGACATATTCACTACTGTAAGCGAAATCACCGCGAAAGAATGCGCCCGTTTCCTGTCGAGGAAGGTCGATGTAGTCACTCCGAACGGATTTGAGAACAGCTTCACTCCTTCAACCGACGAGGAATATTCGGAGAAGTTCGCTGCAGGCCGCGAAAAACTGATTTCGGTCGCTTCCGCGATGTGCGGAGAACAGCTTCCGGAAGATTCGGTACTCCTCGGGATCGGAGGACGCTATGAATACAGAAACAAAGGTATAGACGTATTTATCGAAGCCCTCGGACAGCTTTCCGCCGAAAAGCGGGAAGGCCGTCCCGTAGTCGCCTTCATCATGGTTCCAGGAGCCCATAACGGTGCTGACAAAGCCCTTCAGGCCAAGCTTTCCGGCAAGGACCATGAAGGTTACAAGACCCAGACTTCGCATAATCTCGCATATCCGGAATATGACCAGATCACCCGCCGTTTCCGCGAGCTCGGTCTGGACAATGCTCCGGGAAGCAATGTGAAGGTATTCTTTATCCCGTCCTATCTCAACGGCAACGACGGTATCTTCAACATGGAGTACTACGACCTGCTCATAGGAATGGATCTGGCAGTCTTCCCTTCATATTACGAGCCATGGGGCTATACCCCTCTCGAGGCTCTTGCGTTCAGGGTCCCTACCCTGACGACCACTCTGGCCGGTTTCGGTCTCTGGGTGAAGGAGCATTACGGGAAACGCAGCCATCCGGGAATCACCGTGGTGGAAAGGAATGACTCCAACTATTTCGACGTCGTCGCCGCTGTCAAGGCGAGAATCCTCGAAATAGCGGGACTTGACAAGACAACAAGACTGAAATACCGTGAGAATGCGCGCGAGGTCGCCTCGATCGCTCTCTGGGAAAATCAGATAACATATTACAACAAAGCATATTCGATGGCTCTCGGCAAGCTCCGCGGAGCCTTCCCTGAAACAAAAGATAAACAGATGAATTACGAAAAAATAGAAATCAATGCGCCTTCATGGAAGAGTGTCATGGTGACACGCCACCTTCCTTCAGCGCTTTCCGGACTTGAAACTCTTTCCAAAAACCTGTGGTGGTGCTGGAACGAAAGCGCCAAAGAACTATTCAAGAGCATCGATCCTGCAATATGGCACAAATCCGGCCATAACCCGATGGAGCTTCTTGACACAGTCAGCCTCAGAAAATTCAACGAACTCGCAAGAGACGAGCAGTTCCTCGCCCATCTCAGCGCAGTAATGGACGAGTTCAATACATATATGGCCGCCAAGGCAGACCGCAAGGACCCTCAGGTAGCCTACTTCTGCATGGAGTATGGTCTCGATACATCCCTGAAGATCTACTCCGGCGGTCTCGGCATCCTCGCAGGCGACTACCTCAAGGAGACCAGCGACATGAACGTCAACCTCGTGGCCGTAGGTCTGCTCTACAGATATGGTTACTTCACCCAGGTGCTCTCAGCCCAGGGCGACCAGGTAGCCCAGTACGACGCCCAGGACTTCCTCCGCATCCCGGCTTCTCCGGTCATGGACAAGGATGGCAACTGGCTCACAACTGTAGTGGCTTTCCCTGGACGTAACATCACCGCCCGTATCTGGAAGGTCGCCGTGGGCCGTACCGACCTCTATCTCCTCGATACGGACTATGAGGCCAACATCCCTGAGGACCGTCAGGTAACTCACCATCTCTATGGCGGCGACTGGGAGAACCGTCTCAAGCAGGAGCTTCTCCTCGGAGTCGGCGGTATCCGCGCTCTCCGCAATCTCGGCCTCAATCCGCAGATCTACCACTGCAATGAAGGTCATGCTGCCTTCATCGGACTCGAAAGACTCCGCGAATATATCCAGAAAGACGATCTCAGCTTCCGCGAGGCACTCGAGATAGTAAGGGCTTCGTCTCTTTTCACTACCCATACCCCGGTTCCTGCAGGCCATGATGCCTTCGACGAGGGTATCCTCCGCAAGTACATCGGCCATTATCCGCAGCGCCTGAAGATCGACTGGGAAACCCTCATGGGACTCGGAAAGCTCAACGGCAACGATCCTGGAGAGAAGTTCTCCATGAGCTATCTTGCCGCAAATATATCCCAGAATGTCAACGGCGTTTCCATGCTCCACGGCAAGGTCAGCCAGGATATCTTCTCTGGCATGTATCCGGGATACCTGCCTGAGGAGCTGCATATCAGCTATGTGACCAACGGCGTGCACTATCCTACCTGGGCAGCCAGGGAGTGGAAGAAGGTGCACGAGGCTGTCTTCGGCCCTGAGTTCAAGACTCACCATTACGACCTCAGATGCTTCGAGGGTATCTACGGAGTGTCCGACGAGGTCATATGGAATACCCGCAAGCTCCTCAAGAAGACCCTTATAGACGTAATCAAGGACAAACTCTCCGATCCTGCTATAAGCAGCCATTATTCTCCTCGCGAGATAATGACCATCAAGGATACTCTCCGCGACGACGTGCTTACGATCGGATTCGCAAGACGTTTCGCCACATACAAGAGAGCAACCCTTCTCTTCAGCGATCTCGACCGTCTCGACGCCATCGTCAACGACCCTAAGAGACCTGTACAGTTCATCTTTGCCGGAAAGGCCCATCCTGCCGACAAGGCCGGCCAGGATCTCATCAGACAGATCGTGGACATCTCCAAGCAGGACCGCTTCATCGGAAAGATAGTCTTCGTGCCGGGATACGACATCACTCTCGCCAAGAGACTCGTCCAGGGCGTGGATGTATGGATGAACAACCCTACCCGTCCGCAGGAGGCTTCCGGAACTTCCGGAGAGAAAGCTGCCATGAACGGTGTCATGCACTTCTCCGTTCTCGACGGATGGTGGGTCGAGGGCTACAAGCAGGGCGCCGGCTGGGCACTTCCTCTCGAAAGGACATACGACGACCAGCACTATCAGAACGAACTCGATGCCGCTACCATCTATACGACTATCGAGAACGAAATCGCTCCGATCTATTATGACCAGGACTACCTGACCGGAAGGTCGACGGCCTGGATCCAGTATATCAAGAACTGCATCGCCCAGGTAGCATGCAACTTCACTACCAACAGGATGCTTACCGACTACTGCAACCAGTATTACCTTCCACAGGCCGAAAGGACTGCATCCCTCGTTTCCGACGACTTCGCTCTCGCACGCAAGATCGCCGCATGGAAGAGGACCGTGGAGCGCCAGTGGGGCAATATCTCGGTAGTATCATATACCCAGCCGGATGCTTCCTATAACCTCTCTCCTGACAACTTTCTCCATTCGGAGGTCAAGCTCAATATCGGAGAACTCAATCCTGAGGATATCGGAGTTGAGATGCTCTTCTGCTCTACTGACAAGAGGGGAGACCTCCATATCCAGGACAAGGTGGAATTCGAAATCGCAGAATTCAAGGACGGCGTAGCTACCTATCGTGCGGCTATCCTTCCTGAAAGGACTGGTATGTACCAGGTTGCGACAAGATATTATGCAAAGAACCCTATTCTTCCTCACAGACAGGATTTCGGACTTGTAAGATGGCTGTAG
- a CDS encoding alpha-amylase: MAKKDICLYFQVHQPTRLRLYRFFDIGKDSHYYDDFANRTILRRVAQRCYLPMNELLLEKINAHDGAFKVAFSISGSALEQFDRYAPEVIESFRKLADTGCVEFLSETYYHSLASLANPEEFRLQVEKHKRAIEQYFGVTPVSFRNTELIYSNQIGEQVYDLGFRTMLTEGARHIMGWQSPNFIYSDCSQPGLSLLLRNYNLSDDIAFRFQNRNWDGWPLTAEKYLWWLKAAVKDGGDVVNLFMDYETFGEHQNAQSGIFDFMRAFPDAVLADGEFGFGTPATISAKFRPVAELDVPEIISWADEERDVTAWLGNELQQDAYNKIYGLYEKVALANQPSLWTDYGHLQESDHFYYMCTKFFSDGEVHKYFNPYDTPYEAFINYMNVLSDFTIRVNDALAVADVEEPSVKKPAAVKKASVRKAPAKRKTAVKK, from the coding sequence ATGGCAAAGAAAGATATATGTCTGTATTTCCAGGTCCATCAGCCTACCAGACTGAGACTCTACAGATTCTTCGATATCGGCAAGGATTCGCACTATTACGACGACTTCGCCAACAGGACTATCCTGCGCAGGGTGGCCCAGAGGTGCTATCTTCCGATGAACGAGCTTCTCCTCGAGAAGATCAATGCTCATGACGGGGCGTTCAAGGTTGCGTTCTCCATCTCCGGCTCGGCTCTCGAACAGTTCGACCGCTATGCTCCGGAGGTTATCGAGAGCTTCCGCAAGCTGGCGGATACCGGCTGCGTGGAGTTCCTCAGCGAAACCTATTACCACTCTCTCGCTTCTCTTGCCAACCCTGAGGAATTCAGGCTTCAGGTCGAGAAGCACAAGAGGGCGATTGAGCAGTATTTCGGAGTTACTCCGGTTTCTTTCCGTAATACCGAGCTTATCTATTCCAACCAGATCGGCGAGCAGGTCTATGATCTCGGATTCAGGACGATGCTTACCGAGGGTGCAAGACATATAATGGGCTGGCAGAGCCCTAACTTCATATACTCCGATTGCAGTCAACCGGGATTGTCCCTTCTGTTGAGGAACTACAATCTCAGCGACGATATCGCTTTCCGTTTCCAGAACCGTAACTGGGACGGCTGGCCTCTTACTGCAGAGAAATATCTCTGGTGGCTCAAGGCCGCTGTCAAGGACGGAGGTGACGTGGTCAATCTTTTCATGGATTACGAGACTTTCGGAGAGCATCAGAACGCCCAGAGCGGAATCTTCGATTTCATGAGGGCCTTCCCGGATGCCGTGCTCGCCGACGGAGAGTTCGGTTTCGGCACTCCGGCTACGATTTCTGCCAAATTCAGACCGGTGGCTGAACTCGATGTCCCTGAGATAATCTCATGGGCCGATGAAGAGAGGGATGTTACCGCATGGCTCGGAAACGAGCTCCAGCAGGACGCCTACAACAAGATCTATGGACTTTACGAAAAAGTGGCGCTGGCCAATCAGCCTTCGCTCTGGACTGACTATGGTCATCTCCAGGAAAGCGACCACTTCTACTACATGTGCACGAAATTCTTCTCCGATGGAGAAGTCCATAAATATTTCAACCCTTATGACACTCCGTATGAGGCATTCATAAACTATATGAATGTGCTCAGCGACTTTACCATAAGGGTAAATGACGCGTTAGCCGTGGCCGATGTGGAAGAGCCTTCTGTGAAGAAGCCGGCCGCCGTGAAGAAAGCATCTGTGCGGAAAGCTCCGGCTAAGCGAAAAACAGCAGTTAAAAAGTAA
- a CDS encoding Glycosyltransferase involved in cell wall bisynthesis produces MRVLMFGWEFPPHIAGGLGTACYGIVKGLAHNGVETIFVMPSATGDEDGNVARIINASDVPVTVKEDVDIENFLDKIRFVHVGTNMVPYLDPEEFHNMVEEEKRRQVKDFRIQYGQKYKFSGKYGSNLMEEVARYAMVGGTIAMQHKDEFDVIHAHDWLTYYAGIAAKEMTGKPLVVHMHATSFDRGSADNIDTRVYAIEKNGMEAADRVITVSDLTRNIVISKYGIDPAKVVTVHNAVDFSGRDNMQVERGVKDKVVTFLGRITFQKGPEYFIEAAAKVLKRTSDVRFVMAGSGDMMNRAIRHVARLGISDRFHFTGFLRGAEVQKMFALSDVYVMPSVSEPFGISPLEAMRTNVPSVISKQSGAAEVLRYAFKVDFWDVDAMADQIYGILQYPALAHFASEHGFEEVNALKWNNAAAKIKEVYESVVNK; encoded by the coding sequence ATGAGAGTGTTGATGTTCGGCTGGGAATTCCCTCCACATATCGCAGGCGGCCTGGGTACGGCCTGCTACGGAATAGTCAAGGGCCTCGCGCATAACGGGGTCGAGACTATATTTGTCATGCCTTCGGCTACCGGAGACGAAGACGGTAATGTCGCCAGGATAATTAACGCCAGCGATGTTCCCGTGACTGTCAAGGAAGACGTCGATATAGAGAATTTTCTCGACAAGATAAGATTTGTCCATGTCGGTACGAACATGGTCCCTTACCTCGACCCGGAGGAGTTCCACAATATGGTCGAGGAGGAGAAGAGACGCCAGGTCAAGGACTTCCGCATACAGTATGGCCAGAAGTACAAGTTCTCCGGCAAATACGGTTCCAACCTGATGGAAGAGGTTGCCCGCTATGCGATGGTCGGCGGTACCATAGCCATGCAGCATAAGGATGAGTTCGACGTGATCCATGCCCATGACTGGCTGACCTATTATGCCGGAATAGCCGCAAAGGAGATGACCGGAAAGCCGCTCGTGGTGCATATGCATGCGACTTCGTTCGACCGCGGCAGCGCCGACAACATCGACACGAGAGTCTATGCTATAGAAAAGAATGGAATGGAGGCTGCGGACAGGGTCATCACTGTCAGCGACCTTACCAGAAACATAGTGATAAGCAAGTATGGTATCGATCCTGCCAAGGTCGTGACGGTGCATAACGCCGTGGATTTCAGCGGCAGGGATAACATGCAGGTCGAGAGGGGTGTCAAGGACAAGGTCGTGACCTTCCTCGGCCGAATCACCTTCCAGAAAGGTCCCGAGTATTTCATCGAGGCTGCGGCCAAGGTGCTCAAGAGGACCTCGGACGTAAGGTTCGTCATGGCCGGAAGCGGCGATATGATGAACCGTGCCATCCGTCACGTCGCCAGACTCGGAATCTCCGACAGATTCCACTTCACAGGCTTCCTCCGCGGCGCCGAAGTGCAGAAGATGTTCGCCCTTTCCGATGTCTATGTGATGCCTTCTGTATCGGAGCCGTTCGGAATCTCTCCTCTCGAGGCGATGAGGACGAATGTGCCTTCCGTCATATCGAAACAGTCCGGAGCCGCGGAGGTGCTCCGATATGCGTTCAAGGTGGATTTCTGGGATGTCGATGCGATGGCGGACCAGATCTACGGTATCCTGCAGTATCCGGCACTTGCCCATTTCGCTTCGGAACATGGTTTCGAAGAGGTCAACGCCCTGAAATGGAACAATGCGGCCGCCAAGATAAAGGAAGTTTACGAATCAGTGGTCAACAAGTAA